The segment GAGGAAACCGAGAAGACCGAGCAGCACGATGCCGCTCCACATCTCGGGTATCTGGAAGCCTCGTTGGAACAGCACGACGGTGTAGCCGAGGCCCGAGGTGCTGGCGAACATCTCGCCGATGACCATCAGGATGATGCCGATGGACAGGGCCTGCCGCAGCCCGGCCATGATCTGCGGACTCGCGGCGGGCAGCACGAGGTGCCACAGCCGCGACGGGCCGCGCAGGCCGTAGGCGCGCGCGGTGTCGGCGAGCACTTCGTCCAGGGCCCGCACTCCCTCGACGGTGTTGAGGAGTACGGGCCAGATCGCGCCGGAGACGATGACCAGGACCTTCATGGTGTCGTTGAGCCCGGCCACCAGCATGATCAGCGGTACGAGCACCGGCGGCGGGACGGCCCGGAAGAACTCCAGGACGGGCTCGGCGGTCAGCCGCAGCCTCCGGTACGACCCGATGGCCACGCCGAGCGCGATGCCCAGGAGCGCGGCGAGCGCGTAACCGGCCAGCAGCCGGCCGAGGCTGGGCAGGACGTCGTCCAGGATGCGGCGGGTGAACCACACGTCGGCGAAGGCGGTGGCGATGCGCGTCGGCGAGGGCACGTAGAAGCTGGGGCTCAGCACGCTGTAGCCCCACCAGCCGAGGACGAGCGCCACGGGGAGGGCGAGGAGCCTGACGAGGCGCAGCGGCAGGCCGGTCATGCGCCGGATCATCGTGTGGTCTCCCCTCGTACGGAGGGGTGCCAGGCCAGCAGCCGTCGTTCGAGCTGCCGTACGGCGAGGTTGACGGCGACGCCGGTGAGGCCGGCGACCGCGATGAGCGCGTAGACCTCGGCGACGGCGCCGCCGGACTGGGCGAGCTGGATCTGGAGGCCGAGTCCGGGGCTGCCGATGACCAGTTCGGCGGTGACGGCGAGGATGAAGGCGACCGCGGCGGCGAGCCGCAGGCCGGTCATGACGTAGGGCAGGGCGGTCGGCCAGACGAGGCGGCGCAGGATGGTCCAGCGGCCGAGCCGGTAGCTGCGGGCGGTCTCGCGGGCGACGGGGTCGACGTCGGCGACGCCGTACAGCACCTGGATGAGGACCTGCCAGAAGGAGGCGTAGACGATGAGCAGGAGGCTGGAGCCGAGGTCGGCGCCGTAGAGGAGGGTGGCGAGCGGGATGAGGGCCACGGAGGGGATGGGGCGCAGGAATTCGACGGTCGAGGTGGTGGCGGCGCGGGCTCCGGGGATGGCGTCGATGAGCACGCCGAGGGCGAGTGCGAGGACGAAGGCGATGGCCAGGCCGATGGCCCAGGCGCGCATGGTCTCGCCCAGGGCGGTCCAGAGTTCGCGGCCGGCCAGATCGCGGAGGAGTGTATGCAGTATTTCGTCGGCAGGCGGCAGGAAGTCGCGGGATATCAGGCCGAGCCGGGGTACGGCCTCGGCGACTGCGAACAGTATGCCGAGGCCCAGGATCCCGTATGCGATATCCCGCAACCGTCCCGTCACGGCAGCAGAGCGTCCAGGTCGGGCTTCTTGGTCAGCACGCCGTCGTTGAGGGCGTCCTCGGAGATGGTCTCGACCGAGGCCCGGTTGATGTCCTGGGGCCACTTCGTCAGGATGATCTTGTCGGCGGTCTTCGCGTCGATCTTGGTGTAGCTCAGCAGCTCCTTGCGCGCCTCGTCCGGGTGCGCCTCGGCGTACGCGAAGGCCTCCTTGATCGCGGCGGTGAAGCTCTTGACCAGCTCCGGGTCCTGCTGGGCGAGTTTGGTGCCGGTGAAGTACATCGCCACCGTCAGGTCGGACGCCGCCTCGGCGAAGGGCCAGACCACCGGCCTGGCACCCGAGGCCATGGCGATGGTCACGAAGGGCTCCGGCACCCAGATCGCGTCGACACTGCCCTTGCTCAGCGCGGCGGGCATGTCGGGGAAGGGCATCTCGACGAACTTGAGTTTGGACGGGTCCCCGCCGTCCTTGCGCACCGACGCGCGGATGGTGGTGTCGCCGATGTTCTTGAGCTGGTTGACCGCGATGGTCTTGCCCTCAAGATCCTTGGCGCTCTTCACCGCGCTGTCCTTCTTCACCAGGACGGCGCAGAAGTCCTTGCCCACCACACCCGTCGAGGAGGCCCCGTTGGAGACCACCTTGATCGGCAGGCCCTGCGCGGCGGCGGTGAGCACCGAGGTGGTGTTGGCGAAGGCGAAGTCGAACTGCCCGCCCACCACGCCCGAGATGCTGGTCGCGCCGCCGGTCACCGCCGTTATCTTGGCGTTCAGCCCGTGCTTCTTGAAGATGCCCTTGCTGACCGCGAGATAGACCGGCGCGGTGTCCGCGATGGCGATGGCGCCGATCTTGATCGTCTTCGTACCGTCGGAACCCTTGCCCGACGGGCTGCCGGAACCACCACCACAAGCGGCCGCGGCGAACAGCGCGGTGGCCGCCAGGAACGTGCATAACGTACGACGCATGGGCACTCCCGGAGACATGGTTCGTCCTGCGAACTGTCGTTCATTGGGTGGTGCGCCAAGCGACGGTAGGGGCGGTGGCCTGCCGAGTCAACGGCCCGGACAGCTGTACACAATTTCGTTAACAAGTAGTTGCAGTGGCCAGTGCCGCGCTGTACCCCGCAGGGACCGCCAGGTCGGTGACCGTCCAGCCGGGAACGGGGTACGGGACCGGGCCGGCGCCGACGCGCGTGCGGTCCGGGTTGTCCGCCAGCCCGGCGCCGGTGCCCTTGAGGTACGCCTCCTTGCGGGCCCAGCAGCGCCCGAAGGCGGCAGCCCGTTCGGCGGGCGGCAGCGCGTCCAACTCGGCACGCTCGCCGGGGTGGAGGATGGCCTCGCGCAGCTCCGCCACGACCCCGGGGGCCGGGATCTCCTCCACATCGACGCCGAGAGGCGTGGCGGCGAAGGCCAGCAGCACCAGCCCCGCGCTGTGCGACAGCGAGAAGTGCGGCCCGCCGTCCCCGGCCACCGCGGGGCGGCCGTGCGGCCCCCCGCACACCGGGCAGTCCTCGCGGACGAGGACGACGGACCCGGGATCCTCGCCCCGGTACGCCCCGAGCAGCCGCCGCAGCGCGATATGGGCCACGGCGTACATGTCCCGGTCGGCGGGCCGCAGGAACGCCTCGTACCGGGCCAGTTCGGCGGCGTCGAGCATCGCCCGCCCGGCCTCGAAGCCGGGCGCGGGCACATGGTCGGCGACGCGGGCCAGCCACACGTCGGGCGCGGCGCCGAGCACCGGGCTCCCGGGCACCGGGCCGGGTCCGAGCACCCTGGGGTCGTCCCTGGCGTCGTCCCTGGGGTCGTTCACTTGCACGGCTCCTCGGGGCAGTCGGGGTCCTCGGGGACGATCCTACGGAAGTTATCCACAGGTCCGGGCGAGGGGCCTGGAGCGATCCGGGGGCAGCGCGTAGCGTGACGTTCCATGAAGATCCTGATCAGCGCCGACATGGAGGGCGCCACCGGCGTGACCTGGCCCGCTGACGTACTGCCCGGCAGCGAGCAGTGGCAGCGCTGCCGGCACATGTTCACCTCCGATGTGAACGCCGCCATCGCCGGTTTCCACGACGCCGGCGCGGATGAGGTCCTGGTCAACGAGGCCCACTGGACGATGCGCAATCTGCTGCTGGAGCAGTTGGACGAGCGGGCCCAGATGCTGACCGGCAGGCACAAGGACCTGTCGATGGTGGAGGGCGTGCAGCACGGGGACGTGGACGGCATCGCGTTCGTCGGCTACCACACGGGCGCGGGCACCGAGGGGGTGCTGGCGCACACCTATCTCGCCAACTCCATCACCGGCGTGTGGGTGAACGGCGAGCCGGCGAGCGAGGGTCATCTCAACGCACTGGTCGTCGCCGAGTACGGGGTGCCGGTGGTGCTGGTCACCGGTGACGACCGCACCGCGCGGGACGCCCTGTCCTACGCGCCGCGGGCCCGCACGGTCGCGGTCAAGGACTATGTGTCGCGGTACGCGGCGGTGTGCCGCCCCCCGGCGCGCACGGCGGCGGACATCAGGGCGGCGGCCAAGGAGGCGGTCGCACTGGCGGTGCGGCACGAGCCGCACCGGGGCGGGCCGTTCACCGTCGAGGTGGAGTTCGACGCGGTGCATCTGACCGGGGCGGCGGCCGTCGTGCCGGGGGTGGAGCGGTCCGGCGAGCGTGCGGTGCGGTACGAGTCGCCGACCATGTACGAGGGCATCAGGTGCTTCAAGGCGGTGACCACGGTCGTGTCGGCGGCGGTGGAGGAACAATATGGCTGACGGGGTTGATGAGCGCATGGGCGAGCAGGGCACGGACCAGCAGGCCATGGACCGGCAGGCCATGGACGAGGTGGTGCGGTTCACCTCGGACCTGATCAGGATCGACACGACCAACCGGGGCGGCGGCGACGGCAACGAGCGTCCGGCGGCCGAGTATGTCGCCGAGCGGCTCGCCGACGCCGGCATCGAGGCGCGGATCCTGGAGTCGGCGCCCGGGCGGGCCAATGTGGTGGCCCGGATCGCGGGCACGGACCGGGCCGCGCCCGCGATGCTGGTCCACGGGCACCTGGATGTCGTTCCCGCGGAGGCCGCCGACTGGACGGTGCACCCGTTCTCCGGCGAAGTGCGCGACGGGGTCGTGTGGGGGCGCGGGGCCGTCGACATGAAGAACATGGACGCGATGATCCTGGCGACGGTACGGGCCTGGGCCCGGCAGGGCCTGCGGCAGCCGCGCGACATCGTGCTCGCCTTCACCGCCGACGAGGAGGACAGCGCGGCGTACGGGGCCGGTTATCTGGCCGCCGAGCACGCAGGCCTCTTCGAGGGCTGCACGGAGGGCATCAGCGAGTCCGGCGGCTTCACCTTCCACGCGGGCGGCGGCATGCGGCTGTATCCCGTCGGGGCCGGTGAGCGGGGCACCGCCTGGCTCAAGCTCACCGCGCGCGGCAGGGCCGGGCACGGCTCGAAGGTGAACAAGGAGAACGCGGTGAGCCGACTGGCCGCCGCCATCACCCGGATCGGCGCACACGAGTGGCCGGTGCGGATCATCCCCACCGTGCGGGCCGCGCTGACCGAACTCGCCGCGCTGCACGGCATCGAGCCGGACTTCGACGACGTCGACGCGCTGCTGGCCAAGCTGGGCCCGGCGGCCGCGCTGGTCGAGCCGACGGTCCGCAACAGCGCCAACCCGACGATGCTGCAGGCCGGTTACAAGATCAATGTCATCCCGGGGCACGCGACGGCGTATGTCGACGGGCGGATGCTGGCCGGCGCCGAGGAGGATTTCGCCCAGACCCTCGACCGGCTCACCGGGCCCGATGTCGAGTGGGAGTTCCAGCACCGTGAGGTGCCGCTGCAGGCTCCGGTGGACTCGCCGACGTACGCCGCGATGCGCGAGGCGCTCCAGCACTTCGATCCGGAGGGCCATGTCGTGCCGTACTGCATCGGCGGAGGCACCGACGCCAAGCAGTTCTCCCGGCTCGGCATCACCGGCTACGGCTTCTCGCCACTGAAGCTGCCGGAGGGCTTCGACTACGCGGGGATGTACCACGGGGTCGACGAGCGGGTCCCGGTGGAGGCGCTGCACTTCGGGGTCCGGGTGCTGGACCGCTTCCTGCGAGGGGGAGCCCGATGAAGCGCGCCCCGTACGGCAGTTGGGTCTCGCCGATCGACGCGGGCACGGCCGCCGCGCACGACGGGCGGCCCGAATGGCCCGGCGCGGTGGGAGACGAGGTGTGGTGGACCGAGCCCCGCCCCGCCGAGGGCGGCCGCAGAGCCCTGGTGCGCCGCCGCGCGGACGGGCGCACCGAGCCGGTGCTCCGGGCGCCGTGGAATGTGCGCACCCGCGTCATCGAGTACGGCGGCCGGGCCTGGGCCGGGGCGCCGGGGCTGGTCGTCTTCGCGCACTTCCCCGACCAGCGGCTGTACGCGTACGAGCCGGACCTGCCGGGGGACGCGCCGAGGCCGCTGACCCCGGTGTCGGCGGTCGGGGGCGGGCTGCGCTGGGCCGACCCCCGGATCGACCTGGACCGGGGCGAGGTGTGGTGCGTCCTGGAGGAGTACACCGGCGAGGGGCCCGGCGATGTACGCCGGATGATCTCCGCCGTCCCGCTGGACGGCTCCGCCGCCGAGGACCGGGGCGCGGTGCGGGAACTGACCGACGCCGCGCACCGGTTCGTCACCGCGCCCAGGCTGTCCCCGGACGGACGGCAGGCCGTGTGGCTGGCCTGGGACCATCCGCGGATGCCCTGGGACGGCACCGAGCTGAGGATCGCCGAGGTCACGGACGAGGGCACTCTCGCCGGGCCGCGCACGCTCATCGGCGGGCCAGGGGAATCGGTCGCCCAGGCCGAATGGGCGCCCGACGGCACGCTGCTGGCGGCCACCGACCGCACCGGCTGGTGGAATCTGCACCAGGTCGACCCCGCCACCGGCGAGGCGGTCGCCCTGTGCCCGCGCGAGGAGGAGTTCGCCGGACCGCTCTGGCAGATGGGCGCGCGCTGGTTCGCCCCTCTCGACGGTGGCCCCCTCGGCAGTGGCCCGGTCGGCAGTGGCCCGGTCGCGGTCCTGCACGGCGTGGGCGCGCAGCGCCTCGGGATACTGGACCCCGCCACCGGTGAGCTCACCGACGCGCCGGGACCGTGGACCGAATGGACCGGCGGCTCGCTCACCGTGGCCGGCGACCGGGTCATCGGCACGGCCGCGAGTGCCCGCACCTCCTGCGAGGTCGTCGAGTTCGACACCCGCACCGGCCGCTCCCGGGTGATCGGTGCGGCACACCAGGACGCGGTGGACCCGGCGTATCTGCCCGAGCCCGTCGAGCGGGTCTTCAGCGGTCCGGGCGGCCGGGAGATCCACGCCCAGGTGTATCCGCCCCGGAACCCCGATTTCACCGCTCCCGAGGGCGAGTTGCCGCCCTACGCGGTGTGGGTGCACGGCGGCCCGACCAGCCGGGCCCCGATCGTCCTGGACCTGGAGGTCGCGTACTTCACCTCGCGCGGCATCGGTGTGGTGGAGGTCAACCACGGCGGTTCGACCGGCTACGGGCGGGCGTACCGCGAGCGGCTGCGCGAGCAGTGGGGAGTGGTCGAGGTCGAGGACTGCGCGGCCGTCGCCCGGGCGCTGGCGGACGAGGGCACCGCAGACGGGGCGCGGCTGGCGATCCGGGGCGGTAGCGCGGGCGGCTGGACCAGCGGCGCGTCGCTCACCTCGACCGAGGTCTACGCCTGCGGCGCGATCAAGTATCCGATCCTCGACCTGTACAGCTGGGCGTCGGGCGCCGAGACCCATGACTTCGAGTCCCAGTACCTCGAAGGCCTCATCGGCCCCCTCGCGGAGGTGCCCGAGCGATATCGCGAGCGCTCCCCCGCTCACCACGCCGACCGGATCCGCTCGCCCTTCCTCCTCCTTCAGGGCCTGGACGACGTGATCTGCCCGCCAGCGCAGTGCGAACGCTTCCTGGACGAGGTCGCCGGGCGCGGCATTCCGCACGCGTATCTCGCCTTCGAGGGCGAGGGGCACGGGTTCCGCCGCGAGGACACCATGATCACCTGTCTGCACGCCGAACTGTCGCTGTACGGGCAGGTCTTCGGCTTCGACCCGCCGGGCACACCGCCCCTGGAGCTGAGCAAGTGAAACAAGCAGGCCTCGTACCTCTGTCGCGGCCCCGCCCGCTGGTCCCCGGCGACCGGGTCGCCGTCGTCGCACCCAGCGGCCCGGTGGTGCCCGAGCGGCTGGACGCGGGGCTCGACATCCTGCGCGCCTGGGACCTCGACCCGGTGCCCGCCCCGCATGTCCGGGACCGCGACCCGCGCCTGGGCTACCTCGCGGGCGACGACGCGTCACGGGCCCGCGACTTCCAGGACGCCTGGTGCGACCCCGGGACCGCCGCCGTGATGTGCGCCCGCGGCGGCTACGGGGCCCAGCGCATGCTGGATCTGCTCGACTGGGACGCGCTGGGGGCGGCGGGCCCCAAGACCTTCGTCGGCTTCAGCGATGTGACGGTCCTTCATGAGGCCTTCGCCCTGCGCCTCGGCCTCGCCACCCTCTACGGGCCCGTGGCCGCCGGGGTGGCCTTCGTCAAGGACGAGCCGACGCAACGGCACCTGCGCCACACCCTCTTCGAGCCCGCCCGGGCCCGGGTCCTCACCTCCCCCACCGCCGCTCCCCTGGTGCCGGGCCGGGCCCGGGGTGTCACCGTCGGGGGCTGCCTGGCCATGCTCGCCTCCGAGATCGGCGCCCCGCGCTCCCGGTCCACCCTGCGGGGCGGCATCCTCGTCCTGGAGGACGTCGGCGAGCGGCCCTACCAGCTGGACCGGATGCTCACCCAGCTCCTGCGCTCCGGCCTGCTGGACGGCGTCGCCGGCATAGCCCTCGGCTCCTGGCGCGACTGCGGTCCCTACGAGCACGTACGGGCCGTCCTCCTGGACCGGCTCGGCCCGCTCGGCGTGCCGGTCGTGGAGGAACTGGGCTTCGGGCACGGGGACAGCAGCCTCACCGTCCCGCTGGGCGTCCCGGCCGTGCTGGACGCCGAGGCGGGGACGCTCACGCTGTCCTGATCGGGCTGGCCTGATCGGGCTGGCCTGATCAGGAGAACGGCTCAGAAGTGGTCCGGGCACCAGGGCGCGACCGAGCTGCGCAGCAGCACATCCGCCCGCTCGACCGCCCCCGGGCGCAGCTCCCGCACCAACCCCGCCGCCGCGAGGAGCGGCACCGAGACACCACCCAGGTACAGCGAGCCCAGCGCCCCGGCGTCCATGGCCAGGTCGGCCGGGTCATCGGTGCGCTCCGCCCGCCCCGTGCCGTCGGCGGCGGCCTCGACGGCCCAGCGGCCCGCGGCGTACCCGGAGCCGCCCGGACCGGAATCGGCGACCTCCAGCACGACCCGGCCGGGTCCGCGGTACGTACGGGCGCCGAAGGCGGCGGGCACGTCGAGGACCTTGAGCCACACGCCGTCCCCGCACTCCTCCGTCGGCACGGCGGCCCGGGGGTTGTTGAGGAGCAGCGGCAGCGGGTCGTCCGGCGCGATGTTCTCGACGCGCACCTTGCGGATCCAGTCGACCGAGAAGGCGTACCGCCACAGCGCCTCTTCGGATTCGCGGTCGGTCGCGAAGTGGTCCAGCACTCTGAGGGTGTGGTTGGGGCCGCCTTCGGCCCAGGCATCGTCGACCAGGTAGGCCAGCAGGCCGGTCACCTCGCCGCCGGCGTCCCGGTGCAGGGCGTAGAACGGCTCCTTGAAGGTTTCGCCGGGGCGGGCGATCTCCCCGGTGTCGCCCTCCCAGTGCCAGGCCGCGCGGCTGATCGCGCCGGGCCGGGTGACGCGGAACCGGTCGAACAGCTCGGGTCCGTGCTTGCGCACCTCGGCCATGGTCGCGAGGTCGATCCGGCCGGTGCCGGCGGCGCCGACGCCCGCGCGAAGCCCGCCGGAGGAGGGGATGGACATCTCGCATCCGCCCTGCCACAGCGCGGGCCCGAAGCCGAACCGGCCGTAAATGGCGTACTCGGCCGGATACAGGATGGCCACCGCCTCGCCGCGCTCCCGCGCACCGGCCAGGTCCCGTTCCATCATCCGGCCCAGCAGCCCCTGCCTTCGGTGTGTCGAGGTCACCGTCACCCCCGCGATGCCGTCCGCCGCGAGCGTGGCGCCGCCGGGCACCGTGAGCTCGAAGGGGATGCTGCGGAAGGTGCCCACGCAGCGCTCCCCGTCGAAGGCCGCCTGCCAGCGCCCCGGCTCGAACGTGCGCTTGCGCCACGGGAGGTCGCCGGCCTCGTACCGCGACAGGAACCCTCGCCGGGCGGCCCGTCCCCACTCCTCGATCTCGTCCTCGTGGATCACCCGGACGTCGACGTTGCGCGCGATACCCATGCCTCGCACGGTACGGAGGAGGGGCCGCCCCCGCATCCGGTTTTGTCACACCGCCCGGTCAGCTCCTGCGCCCCGCCACCAGCCAGTTCGTCGGCACCAGGATCCGTGAGCCGTCGGGCGCGTACTCCGTGGTCGTCAGCGCGATCGCGCCCTGGTCCAGCACGTCGAGCCCGGCCGCGCGGAAGAACGCCGGGATCGCCTCGTCCGGGACCTCCCCCGGGGCGATGCCGTGGGCGAAGACGGCCGCCAGCTTGGCGGGCGGGCCGCCGGGGCCCTGGGCCAGGCCCATGAGGACGCCCTTGGCGGCGCCGGACAGCTCGTCGGCGAAGACCCGGCCGCGGGCGCCGGCGAGGGCGGCGATTCCGGCGACCAGGGGTTGGCGCTCGTCCGGCTCGCACTGGTGGAGGACCCCGCGCATGTAGACGTTCGCGTCGCCCAGCTCGGCGTGCAGCGCCCGCGCGGCGGCCTCGTCCGCCGGGTTGAGCCGGCGGTAGTCCGCGAGGCCGCGCGGGTCGGCCCGCCGGGCGTGGTCGACGGCGGCCGCGGCGAGGTCGACGCCGATGGCGCGCCCGTAGCGCCCGGCAAGGTACCGGGTCTGGGTGCCGTTGCCGCAGCCGAGGTCGACGATCGGCAGCGAGTCGTCGAAGTAGCCCTCGAAGAGCGGGAGATGGAGAGCGGCGGTGACCTCGGCCTCGGAGTCCCAGAAGGCCGCTCCGGGTTCGTCGGCCAGATCGCGCCAGTAGTTCTCCCACGCCTGCTGATATCCGCTGGAACTGGACACGTTCATGCGCACTCCCCAGGATCGGACGCATAGTCAACGCATAGTCAGAGTCCTGGCTACAGGGGTGGGTTGACCTTGACAAGCGTCCGGCGCAATCCGTACCCGGGATTCCGCTACCGCCAGCGCTCTACCGCCCGCGCCCCCGTGGCGGCAGCGACTGCTCGAACCACACGGTCTTGCCCTGCGCGGTACGGCTCGCACCCCACTCCCGGGCCAGCCGGCTGACGATCCGCAGGCCGCGCCCGTACTCGTCCTGCGGCCCGGCGCCGATCAGCACCGGCACCGAGTGGTCGTCGTCGGCGACCTCGCACAGCAGGGCGTCGGCCCGGACCAGCCGCAGTTCGATGTGGCGGGTGTGGGCATGGCGTACGGCATTGGTGACGACCTCGCCGACCAGCAGTTCGGCCGTCTCGGCGGCCTCCTCGAAGCCCCACCGCACCAGCGTGTCGCGGGTGAGCCGCCGGGCCCTGGCCACCTCGCGGGGGTCGAGGGCGAGCTGCCACGTGGCGACGTCCTCGCGGGGGATGCCGTTGAGCCGCGCCATGAGGAGGGCGACATCGTCCTTGCGGCCGCCGGGCCGGTTGAGGGCCCGGATGATGGTGTCGCAGGCGTCGTCCATGGAGGCGGCCGGGTGCGCGGCGCTCTCGCAGAGCGCGGCCAGCCCCTGGCCGATGTCCTGGCCGCGCACCTCGACCAGGCCGTCGGTGCAGAGCACCAGCCGGTCGCCGGGGGCGACGGACACCTTCACGGTCTCGAAGGGGACGCCGCCGATGCCGATGGGCGCGCCGGTGGGGATGTCCAGCAGTTCGCTGCGCCCGTCGGCCGCCCTGACGAGCACGGGCGGGATGTGACCGGCGTTGGCGATCAGCAGCTCGGATTCGACCGGGTCGTAGACGGCGTACAGACAGGTGGCCAGATAGTGCTCGCCGAGGCGCTGCGCCAGGTCGTCGAGATTGCGCAGGAGCTGCACGGGCGGCATGTCCATCGCCGCCATGGTCTGCACGGCGGTCCGCAACTGCCCCATCATCGCGGCCGAGTTGAGGCCGTGCCCCATGACGTCGCCGACCACCAGTGCCAGCCGCGAGCCGGGCAGCTTGATGGTGTCGAACCAGTCGCCGCCGACCCGGCCCAGCCGGGTGCCGGGCAGATAGCGGGTGGCCACATCGCACCCGGGCATGCGCGGGGTGATCTGTGGCAGCATGCTGTCCTGGAGGGTGTCGGCGACATTCTCCTGGTACGTGTACATGCGCGCGTTGTCCAGCACGAGCCCGGCGCGGGCCGCCAGTTCGGCCCCTGTCACGCGGTCCATGTCGTTGAAGACGGCCCGTTGGGCGTGCCGCAGCAGGATCATGAAGCCGAGCACCACATTGCGCGCCTTCAGCGGGACGACCAGCATCGACCGCCCGGTGATCAGCGGCCGGATGTCGCGCTTCTCGAACTGCGAGGCGATCGCGTCGCCCATCGGCTCGGTGATCCGGGGCACCAGCACCGGCTGGCCGCTGGTCATGCACTGGAAGAACGGCGTGTGCTCGGGGAACGGCATCGACTCGCCGACCGGCACCACATCGTCCCAGCGCCCCGGCTCGTCGTTGTGCTCGATCGCGACCCGGTACCACATGGTGGTGACGTCCGGCGGCCCGTCCGGGAAGCCCTCGCCCGCGAGGACCTGCTCGCGCAGATACGTACCCGCGACATCGGTGAAGCGGGGGACGACGGCCGCGCTCACCTCCTGGATCGTACGGGCCAGGTCGAGGGAGGAGCCGATGCGCCCGCTGACCTCGTTGAGGAACTCCAGGTGCTCGCGTACGGCGGCGTATTCGAGGTCGTTCTCGACCGCGCCGGGCTGTGGCGCGGCGGCTTTCCCGGCCGCCGCCGAACCCGTCGCGGCCGAACCGTCCGCCGCCCGCCGCCGGCCCGCGCGGCGCTCGGCCCGCTTGGGCACGCCCCAGTCCGGGGTGACGGGCACCCGGTCGTGCTGGCTGATCTCCAGCACCGGATAGCCGAGTTCGAGTACCTGGGAGACGATCCGGCGGCTCTCGGCGACGCTCATGCTGGGCAGGATCTCCGGCAGCCGCTTGGCCAGCTCCTCGGCGCCGGGGAACTCCGTGTGCAGCGCGAAGCCGGGCGCGATCCGCTCGAACTCGTCCTGGTCGTCCGCCTCCTCGGGCGGGGTGTGCAGCTGCGCGGCGTCGGCGGCCAGCATGAGCAGCCGCTCGGGCCCGGGGCCGACCAGCGGGTAGGCCCACCACAGGACATCGACTTCCGGGTCGCAGAGTCGGGCGCGGCCCGCGGTCGGGTAGGACGTCTGACCGTTGAGCGACGCGTCGAGATCGGGGCCGAGGTCCTCGTCCGGGTCGTACGCGGCTCCGCTCGAACCGCCCACGTCGTCGGGCAGGGTGCCCGACACCGGCAGCAGGTCGACCGCCGGCCGGCCCAGCGCCTCTTCCTTGGCCCGCCCGAACAGCCTGCGGGCGCCCGTGCTCCAGTGCGAGACCAGGCCCTGAGCGTCCACCACGACCACGGCGAGGGGCACCCGTCCGGACAGACCGGAGCGGGATTCCCCGCCCTGCGGTACCCGAGGGTCCCGACGATCCATGGCGCGCTCCGCTCGCGACTGGCGACGATCCGTGACTGCGCTTCCACGGTACGGCTACGGCGGAGCCCCGCGTAAGCCAATGGCCGAATCCGGCGCACGCCCGCGCGATCACGGCCCGAACCCGCACGATGCGCGCGCGATCGCCACCGGATCCCCACCACATCCCCGACCGATCCCATCGCGGAGGCAACCTCACAGCCGCGTGTTAGCGTCCTTTGTCGCTGATCGGACTCCAGATCCACAGGTGCGGGGTCGCCAACCCGCCCGAAGGAAATCGCCGCCATGGCCACCACGCTGGAGCCCCTCGCCCTGCGACTCGCGCCCATACGCCTGCGGCTCCACCGGCCCGTCGTGGCCGCCACCCTCCTCGCGGCGGTCCTCAGCGTCATATGGGCGCTCTTTCTCGCCAACGACGCCGGTGACCTGGCCGCCCAGTACGCCTGGACCGACTTCGCGCTGAAGCACCCGGACTCCGCGTACAACCTCTCCTGGTACGGCGGCATGCACCCCGCCTCGTACAGCCTGTTCTCCCCCTACGTCATGGGCCTGCTCGGCGTCCGTACCACCGCCGTGCTCGCGGCCACCCTCTCCGCGACCGTCGCGGCCCGCCTGCTGGTGCGCTCCGGCATCGCCCGGCCGATGCTGCCGGCGCTCTGGGCGGCCTTCTCCCTCTG is part of the Streptomyces sp. NBC_01262 genome and harbors:
- a CDS encoding S66 peptidase family protein yields the protein MKQAGLVPLSRPRPLVPGDRVAVVAPSGPVVPERLDAGLDILRAWDLDPVPAPHVRDRDPRLGYLAGDDASRARDFQDAWCDPGTAAVMCARGGYGAQRMLDLLDWDALGAAGPKTFVGFSDVTVLHEAFALRLGLATLYGPVAAGVAFVKDEPTQRHLRHTLFEPARARVLTSPTAAPLVPGRARGVTVGGCLAMLASEIGAPRSRSTLRGGILVLEDVGERPYQLDRMLTQLLRSGLLDGVAGIALGSWRDCGPYEHVRAVLLDRLGPLGVPVVEELGFGHGDSSLTVPLGVPAVLDAEAGTLTLS
- a CDS encoding dipeptidyl-peptidase 5, which codes for MKRAPYGSWVSPIDAGTAAAHDGRPEWPGAVGDEVWWTEPRPAEGGRRALVRRRADGRTEPVLRAPWNVRTRVIEYGGRAWAGAPGLVVFAHFPDQRLYAYEPDLPGDAPRPLTPVSAVGGGLRWADPRIDLDRGEVWCVLEEYTGEGPGDVRRMISAVPLDGSAAEDRGAVRELTDAAHRFVTAPRLSPDGRQAVWLAWDHPRMPWDGTELRIAEVTDEGTLAGPRTLIGGPGESVAQAEWAPDGTLLAATDRTGWWNLHQVDPATGEAVALCPREEEFAGPLWQMGARWFAPLDGGPLGSGPVGSGPVAVLHGVGAQRLGILDPATGELTDAPGPWTEWTGGSLTVAGDRVIGTAASARTSCEVVEFDTRTGRSRVIGAAHQDAVDPAYLPEPVERVFSGPGGREIHAQVYPPRNPDFTAPEGELPPYAVWVHGGPTSRAPIVLDLEVAYFTSRGIGVVEVNHGGSTGYGRAYRERLREQWGVVEVEDCAAVARALADEGTADGARLAIRGGSAGGWTSGASLTSTEVYACGAIKYPILDLYSWASGAETHDFESQYLEGLIGPLAEVPERYRERSPAHHADRIRSPFLLLQGLDDVICPPAQCERFLDEVAGRGIPHAYLAFEGEGHGFRREDTMITCLHAELSLYGQVFGFDPPGTPPLELSK
- a CDS encoding GNAT family N-acetyltransferase codes for the protein MGIARNVDVRVIHEDEIEEWGRAARRGFLSRYEAGDLPWRKRTFEPGRWQAAFDGERCVGTFRSIPFELTVPGGATLAADGIAGVTVTSTHRRQGLLGRMMERDLAGARERGEAVAILYPAEYAIYGRFGFGPALWQGGCEMSIPSSGGLRAGVGAAGTGRIDLATMAEVRKHGPELFDRFRVTRPGAISRAAWHWEGDTGEIARPGETFKEPFYALHRDAGGEVTGLLAYLVDDAWAEGGPNHTLRVLDHFATDRESEEALWRYAFSVDWIRKVRVENIAPDDPLPLLLNNPRAAVPTEECGDGVWLKVLDVPAAFGARTYRGPGRVVLEVADSGPGGSGYAAGRWAVEAAADGTGRAERTDDPADLAMDAGALGSLYLGGVSVPLLAAAGLVRELRPGAVERADVLLRSSVAPWCPDHF
- a CDS encoding class I SAM-dependent methyltransferase, which gives rise to MSSSSGYQQAWENYWRDLADEPGAAFWDSEAEVTAALHLPLFEGYFDDSLPIVDLGCGNGTQTRYLAGRYGRAIGVDLAAAAVDHARRADPRGLADYRRLNPADEAAARALHAELGDANVYMRGVLHQCEPDERQPLVAGIAALAGARGRVFADELSGAAKGVLMGLAQGPGGPPAKLAAVFAHGIAPGEVPDEAIPAFFRAAGLDVLDQGAIALTTTEYAPDGSRILVPTNWLVAGRRS